The Shewanella zhangzhouensis genome has a window encoding:
- a CDS encoding AMP-binding protein translates to MTSLLYNALTRGPAAQQLISFNHHDILTGALFTTQVHHLWQTLSHKSEQRWLLSCESSDLFAIGLCAGLLAGKELVLPPNTQSGTLSQLTQNFDAVLSDVPLCEGHDWVALKKETAQTPAAWPDTTPSGSLTLYTSGSSGEPKAVKKTLEQLDVEVSTLETTFAAALPHCSVISTVSHQHIYGLLFKILWPLAAGRPFLSDLVEYPETLSYYTALLPNLCLISSPAQLSRLPDALDNERQFHSPSLVFSSGGPLSEDAARGIQKVYGSLPIEVYGSTETGGIGWRRQASAAEAWQAFPGIEITRADDGALLLRSPYLDNPAETLRCEDKIAIDDNGRFVLQGRLDRIVKIEEKRLSLVQMEALLESHPLVSRAALVLLTEPRTQLGAVVELSDKGKALLAEEGKLALNNQLKAHLLTEFERVTLPRRWRYPDELPLNPQGKRVHQTLIELFIHD, encoded by the coding sequence ATGACGTCTCTGCTCTACAACGCCCTGACACGCGGCCCGGCGGCTCAGCAGCTGATAAGCTTCAATCACCACGATATTCTTACCGGGGCGCTGTTTACCACCCAGGTGCATCATCTGTGGCAAACTCTCAGCCACAAGAGTGAACAGCGCTGGTTACTCTCCTGCGAAAGTTCCGACTTGTTCGCCATCGGTCTTTGCGCCGGTTTGCTGGCGGGCAAAGAGCTGGTACTGCCACCCAACACCCAAAGCGGCACCTTAAGTCAGCTCACCCAGAATTTCGATGCCGTGCTCTCGGATGTGCCCCTGTGTGAAGGCCACGACTGGGTTGCCCTGAAAAAAGAAACCGCCCAAACACCGGCCGCCTGGCCCGATACCACGCCCAGCGGCAGCCTGACTTTATACACCTCAGGCTCCAGCGGCGAGCCCAAGGCGGTGAAAAAGACCCTCGAACAGCTCGACGTCGAAGTCAGCACCCTCGAGACCACCTTTGCCGCCGCCCTGCCCCATTGCAGTGTTATTTCCACCGTTTCCCACCAGCATATCTATGGTTTGCTGTTTAAAATTCTCTGGCCACTGGCAGCCGGGCGACCGTTTTTAAGTGATTTGGTGGAATACCCAGAGACCCTGAGTTACTACACGGCGCTGCTGCCAAACCTGTGCCTTATCAGTAGCCCGGCGCAGTTAAGCCGCCTGCCGGACGCACTTGATAATGAGCGGCAATTTCACTCACCCAGCCTGGTGTTTTCATCGGGCGGCCCTTTGAGTGAAGACGCTGCCCGTGGCATCCAGAAGGTTTATGGCAGCCTGCCCATCGAGGTCTACGGCAGCACAGAGACCGGCGGCATTGGCTGGCGCAGACAAGCCTCTGCCGCCGAGGCATGGCAGGCCTTTCCCGGCATTGAGATAACCCGCGCCGACGATGGCGCCCTGCTGCTGCGCTCGCCTTATCTCGACAATCCCGCCGAGACCCTTCGCTGTGAAGATAAAATCGCCATCGATGACAATGGCCGTTTTGTGCTGCAAGGCCGGCTGGACAGGATTGTCAAAATTGAAGAAAAGCGCCTGTCGCTGGTGCAGATGGAAGCCCTGCTTGAGAGCCATCCGCTGGTGAGCCGCGCCGCGCTGGTGCTGCTGACTGAGCCCCGCACCCAGCTTGGCGCCGTGGTGGAGCTGTCAGACAAAGGCAAGGCACTGCTGGCCGAAGAGGGCAAACTTGCCCTCAACAACCAGCTGAAGGCGCATCTGTTAACCGAATTTGAGCGGGTCACCCTGCCAAGGCGCTGGCGTTACCCGGACGAGCTGCCACTGAATCCACAGGGCAAGCGCGTTCACCAAACTTTGATTGAGTTGTTCATCCATGATTAA
- a CDS encoding ApeI family dehydratase: protein MIKSLLPQVLAREETDTELRLRLAIDADLPFFEGHFPGQSVLPGVTQLDWAVRFGCEHFGYDASVASLEVLKFQQLILPGTEVDLLISNNTAKGKLTFAYSDGERRFGSGRIVITARGDS from the coding sequence ATGATTAAGTCATTGCTGCCACAGGTTTTGGCGCGCGAAGAGACAGACACTGAACTGAGACTCAGGCTCGCCATCGATGCTGACCTGCCGTTTTTCGAGGGCCACTTCCCGGGGCAAAGCGTACTGCCGGGGGTGACTCAACTCGATTGGGCAGTGCGTTTTGGCTGCGAACATTTTGGTTATGATGCCAGCGTGGCAAGCCTTGAAGTGCTTAAGTTTCAGCAGCTGATACTGCCCGGCACCGAGGTGGATTTGCTGATAAGCAACAACACCGCCAAGGGCAAACTCACCTTCGCCTACAGCGATGGTGAGCGTCGCTTCGGCTCAGGCCGGATTGTGATTACCGCGCGCGGGGACTCTTGA